The DNA sequence CTGATTTTACCGATGCTTTTTAACGTAGAGTGTTTCTTTAGGCATTCGCATGCATAGTCCGAGCAACTTGGCACGAAACGGCACTGCCCACCCACAAAAGGTGAAAATGTCAATTGATATGCCCTTACTAAA is a window from the Polynucleobacter sp. HIN11 genome containing:
- the yidD gene encoding membrane protein insertion efficiency factor YidD → MNRLLGYLVRAYQLTFSPFVGGQCRFVPSCSDYACECLKKHSTLKSIGKISWRILRCNPWSAGGYDPVDHEQKKQNLIETNQ